A genomic segment from Tessaracoccus defluvii encodes:
- a CDS encoding carbohydrate ABC transporter permease — MRKHPIANVAGLLLAVLWLIPVYWMVNSAFQAPSELMAWPPHLVPQQFTFDNFATAFANPNFFPALRSSLLAATITVVFSTVGALLAAYALSRFRFRGRAIMIIAILVVQMIPAEALFISQYRMLDGWGLLNSVGGLSLLYIGTIVPFVAWMTRGFVDGIPIELEEAAMVDGCSRFGAFRKVTLPLLAPGIVSTSVFSFLFAWNEYTLALIVLSKDSAVTLPIWIQSFQQGLKATDWGAVMAGATLIAVPVIIIFVLVQNKISQGMVAGAVKG; from the coding sequence GTGAGGAAGCACCCCATCGCCAACGTCGCCGGCCTGCTCCTGGCCGTGCTCTGGCTCATCCCCGTCTACTGGATGGTCAACTCGGCCTTCCAGGCCCCGTCCGAACTGATGGCCTGGCCGCCGCACCTGGTGCCGCAGCAGTTCACGTTCGACAACTTCGCCACCGCGTTCGCCAACCCGAACTTCTTCCCGGCGCTGCGTTCGTCGCTGCTGGCGGCGACGATCACGGTGGTCTTCTCCACCGTCGGCGCCCTCCTGGCCGCCTACGCCCTGTCCCGCTTCCGCTTCCGCGGCCGCGCCATCATGATCATCGCGATCCTGGTGGTCCAGATGATCCCGGCCGAGGCCCTGTTCATCTCGCAGTACCGCATGCTCGACGGCTGGGGCCTGCTGAACTCCGTCGGCGGCCTGTCGCTGCTGTACATCGGCACGATCGTCCCGTTCGTCGCCTGGATGACCCGCGGCTTCGTCGACGGCATCCCGATCGAGCTGGAGGAGGCCGCCATGGTCGACGGCTGCTCCCGCTTCGGCGCGTTCCGGAAGGTCACCCTGCCGCTGCTGGCACCCGGCATCGTGTCGACGTCCGTGTTCAGCTTCCTGTTCGCCTGGAACGAGTACACGCTCGCGCTGATCGTCCTGTCGAAGGACTCCGCGGTGACGCTGCCCATCTGGATCCAGTCGTTCCAGCAGGGCCTCAAGGCGACCGACTGGGGCGCCGTCATGGCTGGCGCCACCCTCATCGCCGTGCCCGTCATCATCATCTTCGTCCTCGTGCAGAACAAGATCTCGCAGGGCATGGTCGCCGGGGCGGTCAAGGGATGA